From one Geoalkalibacter sp. genomic stretch:
- a CDS encoding aminotransferase, translating into MNFAINPHIREVGFPPISEVWEWVAARRYPQDRPLVDLCQAVPSYPPAPALVRHLQARLDEPSTYRYSPDEGLPEVREGLCDYYRRRYGAVMTPRNLCLTIGASQAFWLAVVTLCRPGDEVVVVVPYYFDHVMALDMLGIRCVFAPFDEERGGVPEVRALASRINSRTRALLLVSPSNPTGAVTPAEVLDEIFHLAKKNDLALILDETYGEFISGGARPHELFTDPAWEDHFIHLTSFGKTFALTGLRAGVLAASPEFLHHALKAQDSMAVCAPRLTQQAILYGVEHLGDWVADNRALMQRRHDLFVEQFRGSGNPFRLVTSGSFFAWVRHPFPGHTGRQVARLLLEEAGVLTLGGEIFGPGLASYLRIALGNIREDGIAEAVRRFRDFPI; encoded by the coding sequence ATGAACTTCGCCATCAATCCCCATATCCGCGAAGTCGGCTTTCCGCCCATCTCCGAAGTCTGGGAATGGGTGGCGGCGCGTCGTTACCCGCAAGACCGGCCCCTGGTCGATCTGTGCCAGGCGGTGCCCTCCTATCCCCCGGCGCCGGCGTTGGTGCGCCATCTGCAAGCCCGCCTCGACGAACCTTCCACCTACCGCTATTCTCCCGACGAGGGGCTGCCCGAGGTGCGCGAGGGGCTTTGCGACTATTACCGACGGCGCTACGGCGCGGTAATGACGCCGCGCAACCTGTGCCTGACCATCGGCGCAAGCCAGGCGTTCTGGCTGGCGGTGGTGACGCTGTGCCGTCCCGGGGACGAGGTGGTGGTCGTCGTGCCTTACTATTTCGACCACGTCATGGCCCTCGATATGCTCGGCATCCGCTGCGTTTTCGCGCCCTTCGACGAAGAACGCGGCGGCGTGCCCGAGGTGCGCGCCCTGGCGTCGCGCATCAACAGTCGCACCCGCGCGCTGCTGCTGGTCAGCCCCAGCAACCCCACCGGCGCGGTGACGCCGGCCGAGGTGCTCGACGAAATCTTTCATCTGGCGAAAAAAAACGACCTGGCCCTGATTCTCGATGAAACCTACGGCGAGTTCATCTCCGGCGGCGCGCGTCCGCACGAGCTGTTCACCGACCCGGCCTGGGAGGATCATTTCATTCATCTCACCTCCTTCGGCAAGACCTTCGCCCTGACCGGCCTGCGCGCCGGGGTGCTGGCCGCCTCCCCCGAGTTTCTCCATCACGCCCTCAAGGCGCAGGACAGCATGGCGGTGTGCGCGCCGCGGCTCACCCAGCAGGCCATTCTCTACGGCGTGGAGCATCTTGGCGACTGGGTGGCGGACAACCGCGCGCTCATGCAGCGCCGCCACGATCTGTTCGTCGAACAGTTTCGCGGTTCCGGCAACCCCTTTCGCCTGGTGACCAGCGGATCCTTTTTCGCCTGGGTGCGCCATCCCTTTCCCGGCCATACGGGCCGACAGGTAGCGCGGCTGCTGCTGGAAGAGGCGGGGGTTCTGACCCTGGGCGGCGAGATCTTCGGACCGGGGCTGGCCTCCTATCTGCGCATCGCCCTGGGCAATATCCGCGAGGACGGCATCGCCGAGGCGGTGCGGCGTTTCCGCGATTTTCCCATATAG
- a CDS encoding M20/M25/M40 family metallo-hydrolase: MINQARIGEEFARLAAIASPSFGEGEIARYLQDRLTRLGGQVRFDGAAARIQGQSGNLIAYFPAAGRDTQPLMLSVHMDTVEPAAGVRPVLRDGVFTSAGDTVLGADDKAGIAEIIEALEVMRERDIPRGPVEVVVTVCEEVGLLGAKHLDFSLIRSRRGLALDTSGVDLAIHRAPCANKLRIEVLGREAHAGIAPERGISAIEVASRAIAAMRLGRIDEETTANIGTISGGQATNIVAKRVVLEGEARSHDPQRLEAQTEHMVGCFTEAAREMRKEIDGALVAAEVNWEIISDYPRMHVPLDAPVVRLVQDAGQALGRPIKVRSAGGGSDANIFNAQGIETLILGTGMTNVHTLDESVSIADMTQVAELLVEILRRA; encoded by the coding sequence ATGATCAATCAGGCACGTATCGGCGAGGAATTCGCCCGGCTGGCGGCCATTGCCAGCCCCTCCTTCGGCGAGGGAGAAATCGCCCGCTATCTGCAAGATCGCCTGACCCGCCTGGGCGGGCAGGTACGGTTCGATGGGGCCGCCGCGCGCATCCAAGGGCAAAGCGGCAACCTCATCGCCTATTTCCCCGCCGCCGGGCGCGACACGCAGCCCCTGATGCTCTCGGTGCACATGGATACCGTGGAACCGGCGGCCGGCGTGCGCCCGGTGCTGCGCGACGGGGTGTTCACCAGCGCCGGCGACACGGTGCTCGGCGCCGACGACAAGGCCGGCATCGCCGAGATCATCGAAGCCCTCGAGGTCATGCGCGAGCGTGACATTCCGCGCGGTCCGGTGGAGGTGGTGGTGACGGTTTGCGAGGAAGTGGGGCTGCTCGGCGCCAAGCATCTGGATTTTTCTCTGATCCGGAGTCGTCGCGGCCTGGCGCTCGATACCTCGGGCGTGGATCTGGCCATTCACCGCGCGCCCTGCGCCAACAAGCTGCGCATCGAGGTGCTCGGCCGCGAGGCCCATGCCGGGATCGCTCCGGAACGAGGCATTTCCGCCATCGAGGTGGCCTCGCGCGCCATCGCCGCCATGCGTCTGGGGCGAATCGACGAGGAAACCACGGCCAATATCGGCACCATCAGCGGCGGGCAGGCGACCAACATCGTGGCCAAGCGCGTGGTGCTCGAAGGCGAGGCGCGCAGCCATGATCCGCAGCGCCTCGAAGCCCAGACCGAGCACATGGTCGGCTGCTTCACGGAGGCGGCGCGGGAGATGCGCAAGGAGATCGACGGCGCCCTCGTCGCCGCCGAGGTGAACTGGGAGATCATCTCCGATTACCCGAGGATGCACGTGCCCCTCGATGCGCCCGTGGTGCGCCTGGTCCAGGACGCGGGTCAGGCGTTGGGGCGCCCGATCAAGGTGCGCTCCGCCGGCGGCGGCAGCGACGCCAACATCTTCAACGCCCAAGGCATCGAGACGCTGATTCTCGGCACCGGCATGACCAACGTGCATACCCTCGACGAATCGGTGAGCATCGCCGATATGACGCAGGTGGCCGAACTGCTGGTGGAGATTCTGCGCCGCGCATGA